One genomic window of Blastopirellula retiformator includes the following:
- a CDS encoding TfoX/Sxy family protein, which yields MPYDEQLASRVRGLLQRRRGITEKKMFGGIAFLHHGNMVVGVSRDRLMVRVGLDAYEEALQEENVREFDFTGRPMRGWVVVEEPGLVHFEAVKDWTDRAFKFVQTLPKT from the coding sequence ATGCCGTATGACGAACAACTCGCGTCGCGCGTTCGCGGACTCTTGCAGCGCCGCCGCGGCATCACCGAAAAGAAGATGTTCGGCGGGATCGCGTTCTTGCATCACGGCAACATGGTCGTCGGCGTCTCGCGCGATCGCCTAATGGTCCGCGTTGGACTCGACGCCTATGAAGAGGCGCTTCAGGAGGAGAACGTCCGCGAGTTCGACTTCACCGGGCGCCCGATGCGGGGCTGGGTCGTGGTCGAAGAGCCAGGGCTCGTCCATTTCGAAGCCGTCAAAGATTGGACCGACCGGGCCTTTAAGTTTGTGCAGACGCTGCCGAAGACGTGA
- a CDS encoding outer membrane protein assembly factor BamB family protein: MLYRPIGLAILLIVAVMTDFAVGDDWRAWRGGRGDGVSQETDVPLTWSESENIRWKAELPGWGGSTPVIQDAGLIITCQDENGALFLQLFDKNYGSPLRKIKVGTGDVPRTSPKRLRQKFHNLHNLASPSPTVHHKSIAVHFGNGVLAVYDFEGNRRWERNLQEEYGAYTVWWGHANSPLIVDGKVISVCMQDSLSDLKDQKPVESYLVAHDLMTGDLVWKTERMTGAPAEQADAYTTPLVRQRNGQTELIVMGGNQLDAYDAQTGKQIWYLPGLEGGRTVTGPTADDKRIYCTRGMRGPLLAVDLKQVTTGQVPESAIVWEEKQSTPDTPCPVVVDDLLFTVTDDGIAVCRETATGEVVWKERLGGKFKASPVAVNGRVYFLNTEGLCSVLAADREFQKLAENKLDDETIASPAISDGCIYIRGRKNLYCIGKAP, encoded by the coding sequence ATGTTGTATCGTCCAATCGGGTTGGCCATACTGCTGATCGTCGCAGTCATGACCGATTTTGCCGTTGGCGACGACTGGCGCGCTTGGCGCGGCGGTCGCGGTGATGGCGTCAGCCAGGAGACTGACGTTCCGCTAACCTGGAGCGAATCGGAAAACATTCGCTGGAAAGCGGAGCTTCCTGGTTGGGGCGGTTCTACGCCGGTCATCCAAGATGCTGGATTAATTATTACTTGCCAGGATGAGAATGGGGCCCTTTTTTTACAGCTGTTTGACAAAAACTACGGAAGTCCGCTTCGCAAGATAAAAGTGGGAACTGGCGACGTACCGCGCACATCACCGAAGCGTTTGCGTCAAAAATTTCATAACCTGCACAATCTCGCCTCTCCATCGCCAACAGTTCATCACAAATCGATCGCCGTCCACTTCGGAAATGGCGTTTTGGCGGTTTACGATTTTGAGGGGAATCGCCGCTGGGAGCGAAATCTCCAAGAAGAATATGGCGCCTACACGGTCTGGTGGGGACACGCCAACAGCCCGCTGATCGTCGATGGAAAGGTGATTTCGGTCTGCATGCAAGACTCACTGTCCGACCTGAAAGACCAGAAGCCGGTCGAAAGCTACCTGGTCGCCCACGATCTGATGACCGGCGATTTGGTCTGGAAAACGGAACGGATGACCGGCGCTCCGGCCGAGCAGGCCGACGCCTACACCACGCCCTTGGTTCGTCAGCGGAACGGCCAGACCGAACTGATCGTTATGGGGGGCAATCAGCTAGACGCCTACGATGCCCAGACCGGTAAGCAGATCTGGTATCTCCCGGGACTGGAAGGAGGCCGCACCGTCACCGGCCCGACCGCCGACGATAAGCGGATCTATTGCACCCGGGGGATGCGCGGTCCGCTGCTGGCGGTCGACCTGAAACAGGTCACCACCGGTCAGGTTCCGGAATCAGCGATCGTCTGGGAAGAAAAGCAGTCGACGCCGGACACGCCGTGCCCGGTGGTGGTCGATGATTTGCTGTTTACGGTCACCGATGACGGCATCGCGGTCTGTCGCGAAACGGCGACCGGCGAGGTAGTATGGAAGGAACGGTTGGGAGGCAAGTTCAAGGCGTCTCCCGTGGCGGTCAATGGACGGGTCTACTTCTTGAATACCGAAGGGCTGTGCAGCGTGTTAGCGGCCGATCGCGAGTTCCAGAAGTTGGCCGAAAACAAGTTGGACGACGAGACGATCGCATCGCCGGCGATTTCCGATGGCTGCATCTACATCCGCGGCCGCAAGAATTTGTATTGCATCGGCAAAGCGCCATAA
- a CDS encoding DinB family protein: MRAVDLLRNSIELTETLTMPIFEDLRETPLAAASPGGNHALWIFGHLTFCEGLVARQYLLDVPNELDAWAPIFGPGSQPQEDPDYYPSWDEVATNFRPARDRTLAWLGTQQDDDLDSPCLSPPEGQSDIFKNRAVGLSILVSHWWNHRGQLCDIRKALGRKPIFR, translated from the coding sequence ATGCGAGCCGTCGATCTTCTTCGCAACAGCATCGAACTGACCGAAACCTTGACGATGCCGATTTTCGAGGATCTCCGCGAGACTCCCCTCGCTGCAGCGTCCCCCGGCGGCAATCATGCTCTCTGGATTTTCGGACACCTCACCTTTTGCGAAGGGCTGGTCGCACGGCAGTACCTGCTCGACGTTCCGAATGAGCTTGACGCTTGGGCTCCGATCTTTGGCCCCGGCAGCCAACCGCAGGAAGATCCCGACTACTACCCCAGCTGGGACGAAGTCGCTACCAACTTCCGCCCGGCCCGGGATCGGACGTTGGCCTGGCTCGGCACGCAACAGGACGACGATCTCGATTCCCCTTGCCTATCACCGCCCGAGGGCCAGTCAGACATCTTCAAGAATCGGGCGGTTGGCCTGTCGATCTTGGTCAGCCATTGGTGGAATCATCGCGGGCAGCTCTGCGACATTCGCAAAGCGCTCGGCCGCAAACCGATCTTTCGTTAG
- a CDS encoding GNAT family N-acetyltransferase has product MCAVHTSPLTKSIQTLGGRSARTSTLVISRATQGDSFPIFEMMQRALLRPSENEFHIEQERPGYDPGQRIVCKADGQIVGHVRVIRRKTRFADRIATTLHVDELATAPEFRGRGIATQLLAEVDAELQRCGAECAVYRADSAEFLARRGWTALSPQTRSHGDPAQVLASMQRPRPTRNWEDEPSEPTRLSIRLYRQVEFAGLTSLYERRFADLLGASVRTREQWRWLLDRRGFQQLYVAIDGGNKLALDDDSRIVGYAMTGGGQILETVAAPGREDVSAELLRRICGDAMERDQRIIYYHAPAADPLHRAVRSAAPPQRPLSNTTVMVRWRHPLQTLAEHAERFRANLAKVGYPLPCDLGLHVEGEKHSLHFTERSGSLSDGKLGRSFIRLTQNNLVRFLCGDLNVPQALERGDLFASTKMATDAASAALKMLPLWFPPLEDASAI; this is encoded by the coding sequence ATGTGCGCGGTTCATACCTCGCCTCTTACGAAGTCGATCCAAACTCTTGGTGGTCGCTCCGCTCGTACGTCGACGCTTGTCATCAGCCGCGCGACGCAAGGAGACTCCTTTCCGATCTTCGAGATGATGCAGCGCGCCTTGCTGCGTCCTAGCGAAAACGAATTCCATATCGAACAAGAGCGGCCTGGTTACGACCCCGGCCAACGCATCGTCTGCAAAGCGGATGGGCAGATCGTCGGGCACGTCCGGGTGATCCGCCGTAAGACCCGCTTCGCCGACCGGATCGCCACGACGCTGCATGTCGACGAACTAGCGACCGCGCCCGAGTTTCGCGGCCGCGGAATCGCCACCCAGCTATTGGCCGAAGTTGACGCAGAACTACAGCGATGCGGCGCCGAATGCGCCGTCTACCGGGCCGACTCGGCTGAATTCCTGGCGCGACGCGGCTGGACGGCGCTGTCGCCGCAGACCCGCAGCCATGGCGACCCCGCACAGGTTTTGGCCAGCATGCAGCGGCCCCGGCCGACTCGCAATTGGGAAGACGAGCCAAGCGAACCGACGCGGCTTTCAATTCGCCTTTATCGCCAAGTAGAATTCGCTGGACTGACGTCGCTGTACGAGCGCCGCTTTGCCGATCTGCTGGGCGCGTCGGTCCGGACGCGTGAGCAGTGGCGGTGGCTGCTCGATCGTCGCGGCTTTCAACAACTCTACGTGGCGATCGACGGCGGCAACAAGCTGGCGCTCGACGACGACTCGCGGATCGTCGGTTATGCGATGACCGGGGGCGGGCAAATCCTGGAAACGGTCGCCGCTCCGGGCCGCGAAGACGTTTCGGCCGAACTGCTGCGGCGGATCTGCGGCGACGCCATGGAACGGGATCAACGAATCATTTACTATCACGCCCCGGCCGCTGACCCGCTGCACCGCGCCGTTCGCAGCGCCGCGCCGCCGCAGCGTCCTCTCTCCAATACCACTGTGATGGTTCGTTGGCGTCATCCGCTGCAAACGCTGGCCGAGCATGCCGAGCGATTCCGGGCCAACCTGGCCAAAGTCGGCTATCCGCTGCCGTGCGATCTTGGTCTGCATGTCGAAGGGGAAAAGCACTCGCTCCACTTCACCGAGCGGAGCGGTTCGCTGAGCGACGGCAAGCTGGGCCGCAGCTTCATTCGCCTGACGCAAAACAACTTGGTTCGTTTTCTGTGCGGCGATCTGAATGTGCCGCAAGCGCTGGAGCGCGGTGATCTGTTCGCGTCGACCAAGATGGCGACCGACGCCGCCAGCGCGGCTCTGAAGATGCTGCCACTGTGGTTCCCGCCGCTAGAAGACGCCTCGGCCATTTAG
- a CDS encoding STAS domain-containing protein, translating into MNESTLMLSSREGDVVKVKLLPVELRTPEDCYDLRNEMIAASDGCRVVLINFENVTFMSSVGLLSFLGLRRAVADHEVRIIFYNLCENLSAMLSLCRLISDSPHAKAPFETADNEAAAIALAVR; encoded by the coding sequence GTGAACGAAAGCACATTGATGTTGTCCTCTCGCGAAGGGGACGTCGTAAAGGTCAAGCTCTTGCCGGTGGAGCTGCGCACGCCGGAAGATTGCTACGATCTGCGGAACGAAATGATCGCCGCGTCGGACGGCTGCCGCGTCGTGCTGATTAACTTCGAGAACGTTACGTTCATGAGTAGCGTCGGTCTCCTCTCCTTCCTCGGCCTCCGCCGAGCCGTCGCCGACCACGAAGTGCGGATCATCTTCTACAATCTCTGCGAGAACCTCAGCGCGATGTTGTCGCTTTGCCGATTGATCTCCGACTCGCCCCACGCCAAGGCGCCCTTCGAGACCGCCGACAACGAAGCCGCCGCCATAGCCCTAGCAGTCCGTTGA
- a CDS encoding SRPBCC family protein, producing MKLAIRSLIALLVLIAIPFFVALFTAREITVTRQIVIDRPKSEVFDYIKLLRNQERFSLWGTLPGEREVMITGEDGEQGAVIAWKSDDANIGAGEQEITGIKPTSRVDFLISYSKPYQMTDSAYMQTDDIYDDQTQVTSTYITTMNYPTNLFLVFAKEMIGDQVEISLERLKRNLEEQ from the coding sequence ATGAAACTCGCCATTCGCAGCCTGATCGCCTTGTTGGTGTTGATCGCCATCCCGTTCTTTGTTGCGCTCTTCACGGCCCGCGAGATTACGGTGACGCGGCAGATTGTGATTGATCGTCCCAAGTCGGAGGTTTTCGACTACATCAAGCTGCTGCGCAACCAAGAGAGGTTCAGCCTCTGGGGAACGCTCCCCGGCGAGCGGGAGGTGATGATCACAGGAGAAGATGGCGAGCAGGGCGCCGTGATTGCCTGGAAGAGCGACGACGCCAACATCGGCGCCGGCGAGCAGGAGATCACCGGCATCAAGCCGACCTCACGAGTCGACTTCTTGATTAGCTACAGCAAGCCATACCAGATGACCGACTCGGCCTACATGCAGACCGACGATATCTACGACGACCAAACGCAGGTCACCTCGACCTACATCACGACGATGAACTACCCGACGAACCTGTTTCTGGTCTTCGCCAAAGAGATGATCGGCGACCAGGTCGAGATCAGCCTCGAACGACTGAAACGGAATCTGGAAGAGCAATAG
- a CDS encoding Nif3-like dinuclear metal center hexameric protein, which produces MTSSTSLTVDQICRFLDQFAPTALAESWDNVGLLVGDRAAPVSHLMTCLTITPEVVDEALSQGAQMIVAHHPLPFRAVKRITADDTVGRMLLRLITAGVAIYSPHTAFDSAAAGINQQLAAGLGFAEITPLKPADNPAMAPLGAGRYGKLAAPLTLAQFAGVVREFLQIDYVQAVGDPQQSVAQPAVACGAAGEFLGTAIRLGCDCLLLGETNFHTSLEAKAQGVALVLVGHYASERFALETLADQLTTDFPDLKCWASERETDPITLLK; this is translated from the coding sequence ATGACCAGTTCCACCTCGCTTACCGTCGATCAAATCTGCCGCTTCCTTGATCAGTTCGCCCCGACCGCCTTGGCGGAATCTTGGGACAACGTCGGCCTTTTGGTCGGCGATCGCGCGGCGCCGGTCAGTCATTTGATGACCTGCCTGACGATTACGCCGGAAGTGGTGGACGAGGCGCTCTCTCAAGGCGCCCAGATGATTGTCGCTCATCATCCCCTTCCTTTTCGCGCGGTCAAGCGAATTACGGCCGACGATACGGTGGGGCGAATGCTGCTTCGCCTGATCACCGCCGGCGTGGCGATCTATAGCCCGCACACGGCGTTCGACTCGGCCGCCGCCGGCATCAATCAGCAGCTGGCCGCCGGGCTTGGCTTTGCCGAGATCACGCCGCTCAAGCCGGCCGACAATCCGGCGATGGCCCCGCTGGGCGCTGGGCGCTACGGCAAGCTGGCCGCTCCGCTGACGCTGGCTCAGTTTGCCGGCGTGGTCCGCGAGTTCCTGCAGATCGACTACGTTCAGGCTGTCGGCGATCCCCAGCAATCGGTCGCCCAACCAGCGGTCGCCTGCGGCGCCGCCGGCGAGTTTCTCGGCACGGCGATCAGGCTCGGCTGCGATTGTCTGCTGCTGGGCGAAACCAACTTCCACACCTCGCTCGAAGCGAAAGCGCAAGGCGTCGCCCTAGTGCTGGTCGGCCATTACGCCAGCGAACGCTTCGCCCTGGAAACCCTGGCCGACCAACTGACGACCGACTTCCCCGATCTGAAATGCTGGGCCAGCGAGCGGGAGACTGATCCGATTACGCTGCTTAAGTAA
- a CDS encoding glycosyltransferase family 2 protein — MKSPRALTALPVFNERGTVHSVLDEVARYSSDILVVDDGSSDGTAELLAERSDIQVVTHAKNRGYGAALKTAFDYAAAENYDIIVTIDCDGQHEPQRIPRFVAACQNVDIVSGSRYLKQYEGDSEPPAERRWINQLLTAEINQRLGYQLTDAFCGFKAYRVDAISQLPVTEFGYAMPLELWVEAARAGLSVIELPVPLVYLDEKRSFGGALDDGTTRLNYYHLVLDRTMARGECGVGDAAISLGG; from the coding sequence ATGAAGTCGCCTCGTGCTCTGACCGCGCTGCCGGTGTTTAACGAACGTGGAACCGTCCACTCGGTTCTGGACGAAGTTGCCCGGTACAGCAGCGATATTCTGGTGGTCGACGACGGTTCGTCCGACGGAACCGCCGAGCTGTTGGCCGAGCGTAGCGATATTCAGGTCGTCACCCACGCCAAGAACCGAGGATACGGCGCGGCGCTGAAGACGGCGTTCGACTACGCGGCGGCCGAGAACTACGACATCATCGTCACCATCGACTGCGATGGGCAGCACGAGCCGCAACGGATTCCGCGATTTGTCGCCGCTTGCCAAAATGTCGACATCGTTTCGGGAAGCCGCTATCTGAAACAATACGAAGGGGACAGCGAACCGCCGGCCGAGCGTCGCTGGATCAACCAGTTGCTGACCGCCGAAATCAATCAGCGGCTCGGCTATCAGCTGACCGACGCCTTTTGCGGCTTCAAAGCGTATCGCGTCGACGCCATCAGCCAACTGCCGGTGACTGAGTTTGGCTACGCCATGCCGCTGGAGCTGTGGGTCGAAGCGGCTCGCGCTGGGCTCAGCGTGATTGAGTTGCCGGTGCCGCTGGTTTACCTGGACGAAAAGCGTTCGTTCGGCGGCGCGCTCGACGATGGTACGACGCGGTTGAACTATTATCACTTGGTGCTCGACCGGACGATGGCTCGCGGCGAATGCGGCGTGGGAGACGCGGCGATTTCGCTGGGGGGCTAA
- a CDS encoding NADAR family protein — protein sequence MLDLNSLRQRCAAGETFDYLMFWGHQPSKDGSIYKSCFSQWYEVPFTIDGQLYPTAEHWMMAAKARLFDDAEMALKIIYSDTPRQAKALGRKVRNFDDKVWTAEARRLVTEGNLAKFSQNQPLKEFLLATGDQVLVEASPYDRIWGIGLKGTDPKAAHPQTWEGQNLLGFVLMDVREALQG from the coding sequence ATGCTCGATCTAAATTCTTTGCGCCAGCGCTGCGCCGCCGGCGAGACGTTTGACTACCTGATGTTCTGGGGACATCAGCCCTCCAAAGACGGCTCGATCTACAAGAGTTGCTTCAGCCAATGGTATGAGGTCCCCTTCACGATCGATGGCCAACTTTACCCGACGGCTGAGCACTGGATGATGGCGGCCAAGGCCCGCCTGTTTGACGACGCCGAAATGGCGCTGAAGATCATCTACTCGGACACGCCCAGACAGGCGAAGGCCTTGGGTCGCAAGGTACGTAACTTTGACGACAAAGTCTGGACCGCCGAGGCGCGGCGGCTGGTCACCGAGGGGAACCTGGCCAAGTTCAGCCAGAACCAACCGCTGAAAGAGTTCCTGCTGGCGACTGGCGATCAGGTGCTGGTCGAAGCGAGCCCGTACGATCGGATCTGGGGCATCGGCCTGAAGGGGACCGATCCGAAAGCGGCTCACCCCCAGACCTGGGAGGGGCAAAATTTGCTGGGGTTTGTGTTGATGGATGTGCGGGAAGCGCTGCAGGGCTAG
- a CDS encoding cysteine desulfurase, which translates to MTVASQQTEKLDIDAIRADFPILHQQVHEKPLVYLDNAASSQKPRQVLDALREVDERYYANVHRGGHQLSNEATSLYEESREAARRFLGARSTKEVIFTYGTTSSINTVAHAWGGANLSAGDEILLTEMEHHSNLVPWQQIAQRTGAKIKALPVTPDGLLDLDQLPNLLSERTKIVAFSAASNVLGTINPVEEIVRQAHGVGALTLVDAAQAAPHKPIDVTEWDADFVALSAHKMVGPSGVGILYGKQALLEAMPPFLGGGSMIDTVTIDSFTPALLPAKFEAGTPPITGAIAFKAAIEYLEQIGLSNILAHEQMLAEHAHQLMADIPGLKILGPDPQQKAGIVSFTVDGVSPSDIGMMIDTAGVAIRAGHHCAMPLHAKFGIASSARASFYVYNTREEVETFVTALRKVLMILG; encoded by the coding sequence ATGACGGTTGCCTCCCAGCAAACCGAGAAGCTTGACATCGACGCTATCCGGGCTGATTTTCCGATCCTGCACCAACAAGTGCATGAAAAACCGCTGGTTTATCTCGATAACGCCGCCTCGTCACAGAAACCGCGTCAGGTGCTCGACGCGCTGCGGGAGGTCGACGAGCGTTATTACGCCAACGTCCACCGAGGCGGCCACCAACTGAGCAACGAGGCGACGTCGCTGTACGAAGAATCGCGGGAAGCGGCTCGGCGGTTCCTGGGGGCTCGGTCGACCAAGGAGGTGATCTTCACCTATGGGACGACCTCATCGATCAACACCGTCGCCCATGCTTGGGGCGGGGCCAACCTGTCGGCCGGCGATGAGATCCTGCTGACCGAGATGGAGCATCACTCCAATCTCGTTCCGTGGCAACAAATCGCGCAGCGGACCGGCGCCAAGATCAAGGCGCTGCCGGTCACGCCCGATGGACTGCTCGACCTCGACCAACTGCCGAACCTACTGAGCGAACGAACCAAGATCGTCGCCTTCTCGGCCGCGTCCAACGTGCTGGGGACGATCAATCCGGTCGAAGAGATCGTTCGCCAGGCGCATGGGGTTGGGGCACTCACCTTGGTCGACGCCGCTCAGGCCGCACCGCATAAGCCAATCGACGTGACGGAGTGGGACGCGGACTTCGTCGCCCTCAGCGCACACAAGATGGTCGGCCCCTCGGGCGTCGGCATCTTGTACGGCAAACAAGCGTTGCTGGAAGCGATGCCCCCATTCCTGGGCGGCGGCAGCATGATTGATACCGTCACGATCGATAGCTTTACCCCAGCGCTGCTGCCGGCGAAGTTTGAAGCCGGCACGCCGCCAATCACCGGTGCGATCGCTTTTAAAGCGGCGATCGAGTATCTAGAGCAAATCGGCCTAAGCAACATCCTGGCGCACGAACAAATGCTGGCCGAGCATGCGCATCAGCTGATGGCCGACATTCCTGGTTTGAAGATCCTCGGCCCTGATCCGCAGCAGAAGGCAGGCATCGTCAGCTTTACCGTCGACGGCGTCAGTCCCAGCGATATCGGCATGATGATCGACACCGCCGGCGTGGCGATCCGGGCAGGCCATCACTGCGCCATGCCGCTGCATGCCAAGTTCGGCATTGCGTCGAGCGCCCGGGCAAGCTTCTACGTCTACAACACGCGGGAAGAGGTGGAGACGTTCGTGACGGCGCTTCGCAAAGTGCTGATGATCTTGGGGTAA